From the genome of Biomphalaria glabrata chromosome 1, xgBioGlab47.1, whole genome shotgun sequence, one region includes:
- the LOC106058120 gene encoding uncharacterized protein LOC106058120: MKRNNLSPLTTQVVGSTLCMLLFGYIVPVQGNSECIRHSCDSSALISCNHSMVLLVTDVTNGRLNRSKETFEDVKQSCMGRNRCSLPSSCNSRPGQLFVHYFCVNSSHIRSKTCSGTTSIKAQTGFIQSPGYPRFIDKPVPCRWKLEAPRNSVMVLSLHDIVIRADKELCDGGLKVTGFKCDEENRVSQTISLCTGEDERLLGHIRCSQVDIELDITTRFYPLKFWMSFHVRPRPQSVLSIQEQSPLNIQASLLPCSGWIYYMDTGTFEYPLVTTATPQEPEMANQGNNTELLIIMLSIISGFSLVLLVILVLVCIRCHLLQTSHTEYLYTETSSGLQEHNQYISSLENEKPRPRLADGYYEVADAIPPSQRGTTPTSPAYAEVETIVNLRKGPWMENDIKLFKPSLLKTDDKISIKTGDGLNGRLKFGTLPVMKEENVKSDNNISAGFRNSTGPVIIAATLKKKNLNSESIIQNEVTTSITSSSVQDDGSPTYEPIGDCPVKKSTEANSESVSQRSPGSKKKKVKNCLDNQTYVDLENYSKTWNRDPGKATNAKANGVVLDTQFKGNNILTKDGQKVITAASTRNNVRTTGQKSDVVKIQDGSKTLPNKNTRGFLEIHAMKNNNYKFSDCSDLQSSKGIVRNGIRMFEKNKVPDIDSLSNS, translated from the exons ATGAAGAGAAACAACTTATCTCCCCTGACTACCCAAGTCGTAGGCTCGACACTGTGTATGCTTCTGTTTGGATATATAG TTCCGGTACAAGGCAACTCAGAATGTATCCGGCACTCGTGTGACAGCTCCGCCCTTATCTCTTGCAACCATTCCATGGTCCTGCTCGTGACAGATGTAACCAATGGACGCTTGAATAGGAGCAAGGAGACCTTTGAGGACGTGAAGCAGTCGTGCATGGGAAGGAACAGGTGCAGCCTGCCGTCTTCCTGTAACAGCCGTCCCGGACAGCTTTTCGTCCACTACTTTTGTGTCAATT CCAGCCACATACGATCCAAGACGTGTAGCGGTACTACATCCATCAAAGCCCAAACAGGATTTATTCAATCTCCCGGTTATCCCAGATTTATTGATAAACCAGTTCCTTGCCGATGGAAACTCGAGGCTCCCAGAAACAGTGTCATGGTTCTGTCCCTTCACGATATTGTTATCAG GGCCGACAAAGAGCTGTGTGACGGGGGCCTGAAGGTTACTGGTTTCAAATGTGACGAGGAAAACCGAGTCTCCCAGACCATCTCCCTCTGCACAGGTGAGGACGAGAGGCTGCTCGGTCACATCAGGTGTAGCCAGGTGGACATAGAACTGGATATAACCACACGATTCTACCCTCTCAAGTTTTGGATGTCGTTTCACG TTCGACCCAGACCCCAGTCAGTTCTTAGCATACAAGAACAATCACCTCTGAACATTCAAGCCTCATTGTTGCCATGTTCAGGATGGATTTACTACATGGACACTGGGACTTTTGAATATCCTCTGGTCACTACAG CCACACCACAAGAACCAGAGATGGCTAACCAGGGAAATAACACAGAGT tacTTATTATAATGCTGTCAATAATTAGTGGATTCTCACTGGTGCTGCTGGTTATACTTGTACTTGTGTGTATCAG ATGTCATCTCCTTCAGACCAGTCATACTGAGTATCTTTACACTGAAACCAGTTCAGGCCTTCAGGAACACAATCAGTACATTTCTTCACTCGAAAATGAGAAGCCCAGACCTCGATTAGCAGACGGTTATTATGAG GTTGCTGATGCAATACCTCCATCCCAGCGTGGAACTACTCCAACTTCACCTGCTTATGCCGAGGTAGAGACCATTGTGAATCTCAGAAAAGGTCCTTGGATGGAAAATGACATCAAATTATTCAAGCCATCTCTCTTAAAAACAGATGACAAAATTTCTATTAAAACTGGTGATGGCCTAAATGGAAGATTAAAATTTGGAACTCTGCCTGTCatgaaagaagaaaatgtcaaaaGTGACAATAACATTTCTGCTGGCTTCCGAAATAGCACAGGGCCAGTAATTATAGCAGCCACATTAAAGAAAAAGAACCTGAATTCTGAGTCCATCATTCAGAATGAGGTTACAACAAGCATCACATCTAGTTCTGTCCAGGATGATGGTTCGCCAACATATGAGCCAATTGGTGACTGTCCTGTTAAAAAATCAACTGAAGCCAACAGTGAATCTGTCTCACAAAGAAGCCCAGGctctaagaaaaaaaaggtgaaaaattGTTTGGACAATCAGACCTATGTGGATTTAGAAAACTATAGCAAAACCTGGAACAGGGATCCTGGAAAAGCAACAAATGCCAAGGCCAATGGTGTTGTCTTAGACACTCAGTTTAAAGGAAATAATATTCTGACCAAAGATGGTCAAAAGGTGATAACAGCGGCTTCTACAAGAAACAATGTGCGAACAACAGGACAGAAAAGTGATGTGGTAAAAATACAAGATGGAAGCAAAACACTTCCAAATAAAAACACCAGAGGTTTCCTTGAAATTCATGCAATGAAGAACAACAATTATAAATTTTCTGATTGCTCAGACCTGCAAAGTTCAAAGGGCATTGTGCGTAATGGAATTagaatgtttgaaaaaaataaagtgccTGACATTGACAGCCTTTCAAATTCatag